Proteins found in one Triticum urartu cultivar G1812 chromosome 4, Tu2.1, whole genome shotgun sequence genomic segment:
- the LOC125552911 gene encoding zinc finger matrin-type protein 2-like — protein sequence MSGNPAGVDNTFRRKFDKEEYLERARQRERDEKDEARRGKDRGPPVQRQPLKHRDYEVDLESRLGKTQVVTPIAPLSQQAGYYCSVCECVVKDSANYLDHINGKKHQRALGMSMRVERASLEQVQKRFEALKKRKDPASFSEQDLDERIWKQQQEEEEKKRQRREKKKEKKKEQAGQNEPEDIDPDVAAMMGFGGFGTSSKK from the exons ATGTCTGGCAAT CCTGCAGGTGTGGATAACACTTTCCGTAGGAAATTTGATAAGGAGGAGTACTTGGAGCGAGCTCGACAGAGAGAGCGGGATGAGAAG GATGAAGCCCGGAGAGGCAAGG ACAGGGGCCCTCCTGTGCAAAGACAGCCTTTGAAGCATAGGGATTATGAAGTTGATCTTGAGTCTCGTCTTGGTAAAACCCAG GTGGTAACCCCAATCGCACCTTTGAGTCAGCAG GCTGGATACTACTGTTCAGTATGTGAGTGTGTTGTTAAAGATTCAGCCAACTATTTGGATCATATAAATGGCAAGAAGC ATCAGCGAGCATTGGGCATGTCTATGCGTGTTGAAAGGGCATCACTCGAACAG GTTCAAAAACGGTTTGAGGCACTTAAGAAGAGGAAGGACCCAGCCAGCTTCAGTGAACAAG ATTTGGATGAGAGAATATGGAAACAGCagcaagaggaggaggagaagaagcgtCAACGCagagaaaagaagaaagaaaagaag AAAGAGCAGGCTGGCCAGAATGAACCTGAGGACATTGATCCTGATGTTGCTGCTATGATGGGCTTTGGCGGGTTCGGCACCTCATCAAAGAAGTGA
- the LOC125552910 gene encoding 1-aminocyclopropane-1-carboxylate oxidase homolog 1-like → MASDSDRLRALKAFDNTKASVKGLVDTGVTTITSIFHHPLPLHHLHADHEHHFTIPVINLAAAVGATTTTTPSERAELVTAVKVAAEMVGFFQVVNHGVPKAAMSEMLAALRGFHEEPAKAKAPYYSRDSRRRVRYHSNFDLFRSPAANWHDTLFMETAPESTPPDEIPPACRTIAPKYMRLVQQLGRTLLELLSKALGLRREHLEEDAACLEGLASHYYPSCPEPHLTLGTTAHSDPCFLTVVLQDAVGGFQVLVDGLQEDDKKMSDVVWVDVPAVAGVLVVNVGDFLQLVSNSKFRSVEHRMVAKSVRPRVFVACFFRRQGAATSTRVLQPIVTNGEARYRSTTMAELVRRYRAKGLDSNSLLQHLRL, encoded by the coding sequence ATGGCCTCCGACTCCGATCGCCTTCGTGCCCTTAAGGCCTTCGACAACACCAAGGCCAGCGTCAAGGGCCTCGTCGACACGGGCGTCACCACCATCACCTCCATCTTccaccaccccctccccctccaccATTTGCATGCAGATCATGAGCACCACTTTACCATCCCGGTCATCAATCTCGCGGCTGCCGTGGgtgctactactactactacaccatCCGAGCGAGCTGAGCTGGTCACCGCGGTGAAGGTGGCTGCGGAGATGGTGGGCTTCTTCCAGGTGGTGAACCATGGCGTGCCCAAGGCGGCCATGTCAGAGATGCTTGCAGCGTTGCGGGGCTTTCACGAGGAGCCGGCGAAGGCCAAGGCGCCCTACTACAGCCGGGACTCTCGCCGGCGCGTGAGGTACCATAGCAACTTCGACCTGTTCCGGTCACCAGCGGCCAACTGGCACGACACCCTTTTCATGGAGACAGCGCCGGAGTCGACACCGCCCGACGAGATACCGCCCGCGTGCAGGACCATAGCGCCCAAGTACATGAGGTTGGTGCAGCAGCTGGGCCGCACCCTGCTCGAGCTGTTGTCGAAGGCACTGGGCCTCCGCCGTGAGCACCTGGAGGAGGACGCTGCGTGCCTGGAGGGGCTCGCTAGCCACTACTACCCATCCTGCCCAGAGCCGCACCTGACGTTGGGCACTACCGCCCACTCCGACCCCTGCTTCCTGACCGTGGTCCTCCAGGACGCTGTGGGCGGCTTCCAGGTGCTCGTCGACGGACTACAGGAAGATGACAAGAAGATGTCGGATGTCGTCTGGGTGGACGTGCCGGCAGTGGCAGGCGTGCTGGTGGTGAACGTCGGCGACTTCCTGCAGCTCGTCTCCAACAGCAAGTTCAGGAGCGTGGAGCACCGCATGGTGGCCAAGAGTGTCAGGCCTCGCGTCTTCGTGGCCTGCTTCTTCCGGCGGCAGGGCGCGGCCACGTCCACAAGAGTGCTACAGCCAATTGTCACCAACGGCGAGGCGCGGTACAGGAGCACCACCATGGCGGAACTGGTCCGGCGCTACAGGGCCAAGGGCCTTGACAGCAACTCTCTGCTCCAGCACCTGAGGCTCTGA